The following DNA comes from Chitinophaga nivalis.
TACTAAAATCAAGGAAAGCGGCGCTATGGTGATTCTGAAAATCACCGATAAACTGGGTAATCCTTTTAATCCGAAAAACGGAGAGATTATCAAACGCGGCGACCGTCCTATTTTTGAGAACTACGCGAGATTTCATCCAATCGAATATACCGATACGTCCATGATCTGCAATTTCGAAATTGCGCCGTTTCCTTTAAGTAAGTATTCGGCTAATGGCACCAACTGGAATTACCTGATGTATTACCGGATACCGATGAAGTTTGTGAAGATAGATCCCAGCTTATCTGCTAAGGTAGGTACGATTAATCCGCTGTTCCAGTTCCGGCTGATGAAAGCAGGTACTTATGTAGTGGAAATCAGAATTGATAAAATTACGCGGGTGCCGGGTTGATGCACCAGCCTTGAGTATCGTTGCATTGATAACGCCTTGCCAGGATGATTTCCCGGCAAGGCGTTATGTTTTTTATATACCATATTCCTGCAGGTGGCGATGTAGTGTCACCAGGTCGTCGGGTAGGTGTAAGGCAGTAACAACCGCCCGGTTCACCGGGGTACTATGCGGATGCGGATAGGCAAAACTGGAGATCACCACTTGTCGTGCTGCCAGGAAATCGGCCAATGGAGGCTTGCTTTCGTCAGCTGGCAACAGGAACATGGGTAAAGCATGTGGATTGACGATGGTGGTATCTGCCGTAAGGTGACGCAGGTGCGTAATGTTTTGTTGCAGCAGGTGTCTTTGCGTTTGTATCAGTGCGGCAGATTGCAGCCAGGCATAGGCGTTGGCAGGCATCAGCGGCGTACTGGCCGTAAAAAAAGGCATCCGTTTTAAAGCGGCGATATCTGCTGCATGACCCGCTACCACACCGCCTTCCAGACTGTAAGCCTTGGCCAGTGAAGCGGTAATCAGGTAACGTACGGCCGGATTTTCCGGCAGTGAATCCTGACTGCCAGCGCCGTTTCTACCCAGTATACCGATGCCATGCGAATCGTCTATAATGACCAGTACATTACGGTTAATGGCCTGCAGCCAGTCGAAAGCATGTATGGTGGCGGTAAGCGGATTCACCGCATCTGCCGCAATCACATAGGTATTATCCGGCTGGCTGTTGATGCGCACAATGGTGTCGTGCTGCCATTTTTCCCGGTCGGGTAGCGGCAATGCCGGCAGGTGATGCCATAACGAAGGATGGGCTTCCGGTGCATACAGCAGCTGGCCGCAGCTGGCGCCGTAATGTACCGCTGCCTGCGAGGCCAGGTAGCCGGAAGAAAATACCACGGCAGATTGTTGTTGTAACAACACGGCCAGGGCATGTTCTGTTTCTTCGTATAGGGTTAGCCGTAAGTTGCCTGCCCGGGAAGAAGGAAACAAGGTACCATACTTTTCAATGCCTGTGGTCAGCACCGCTTTAAATGCGGGGTGCTGATGCAGACCGAGATAGGAAAATCCGGAGAAAAACAGGCTGTCGCCATCGGCGGTAAGTACTCTTCTGCCGGGTGTTATATCGGTATGCATAGACATGGGTTATTCTTTTTTAGTACGCAGGATGAAGTGAAAATCTCCGGATAACACCTTCATATCGAAATGAGTGGCATCCAGTTGTTCTACTGATACCAGGTTCTCTGTTTTGCGGGAACCATTGGACGCGGTCACGGATATGACCTTACCATTACTGAGGATAAAGTATTTACCCGAATCCGGTTTGCCGGCGATGGTGGCAATAAAAATACTATCCTGCAGGAACTGGTAGTACACATCCTCGTAGTAGCCGTTTTTCAGGTCTTTGGCCTGTATCTGCTGGGTATTGTTGTAAGGGTCGCCGGCGGGTACTTTCACATCATATACCCGCCATTTGCCGCCTTGCAGCAGCTGATTGGTTTTGCCGGTGTTACAACTACCCAGGATACTACCCAGGATGATAACGGTGCAGATGATACGTAGTTTCTTCATGTATTTAGCGGCCGGTTTTTGCTTTGTTGAAGGCTTCGGATTGTCCTTTGGGAATGGAGAGGCTTTCCCAGTTACCCTGCAGGATCATTTTGCCTACATATACGATCTGGCCAATATGGTAAGGTACATGTGCCAGCTGCCGGTTGATGGCATCGATCACACTGTGTGCTTCACTACGGACATATACCGTTTTCTCCAGATCGGCTTCCTCCAGGCTGCCGATAGCAGAGAGCATGCATTGCCAGCCGGTTTCCCATAATTCCAGGAGTTGTTCTTTGGTCAGCTGATCGTTTTCAAATTCCAGGTCCCGGTGCCGGCCTGATTTTTCGCCGTCGGTGGTGAGAAAGTCGGTCCAGCGCGACAACATATTACCGTGCAGGTGTTTGATGATGTGGGCAATGCTGTTGGAAGTTCCATCTGGTTGCCAGTGCAGCTGTGCTGCGTCCAGCCGGGTGATGGTGGTAGTACCCAGTTTTTTGTTGGTTTCCAGGCGGAGTATTACACTCTGGAGATAAGTCGTACCGATTGACATAAAATATGTTTTAAATAATGTAAAGCAAGGCTGTTATTTAGTAGCCGGCCGCGCTGTCGTCTCCACGTTTATCGCCGGAAGCTTCCAGGTAGCGGGAGGCCGGTGCTCTTTTGATGATTTCCGTCCGGCCGATAGGGGCACGTTTTTCTATTTTATACCCGATTTGTTGCAGGGCCTGTACGGTGCTGTCCGGGAAGCTGGCTTCCACATAGATCAGATCCGGCATCCACTGGTGATGAAATTTAGGTTTGTTGACCGCATCTGCAGGCGAGAGGCCGAATTCCAGCACATTCAGGAGTGTTTGAAAAACAGATGTAATGATGGTAGATCCACCGGGTGTGCCGAGGGCATATACCGGCTGATTTTGCTGCAATACAATAGTGGGCGTCATGGAGCTGAGCATCCGTTTGCCCGGTGCAATGGCGTTGCTGGCATTGCCTACCAGGCCATACATATTGGGTACGCCGGGTTTTACACTGAAATCATCCATTTCATTGTTGAGCAGGAAACCTGCTTTGCCGGCCACGGTTCTGCTGCCGTAATGCCCGTTGAGAGTAGTGGTCACGGCTACCGCATTACCATCTGCATCCATCACACTGAGGTGGGTGGTTTCTTCTGACTGGGGAAATACGCCGGCTTTGGTGTGATCGCTGGAGCCGGGCTGCATGGATACAAAATCCTGCATGCGGGCAGCGAGGTATTTTTTATTGGTGAGCTGTGCTACCGGTACCTTTACAAAACCTGGATCGCCGAGGTATTGCGCCCGGTCGGCATAAGCACGCCGTTCTGCTTCCACCATCAGCTGCACCGCCTGCGGCGAGTGAAAGCCCCATTGCGCGATCGGATATTTTTCTACCATGCCCATCATTTGTTGCAGGCAGATGCCGCCGCTGGAAGGAAGGGGCATGGTCAATATCGTATAGCCTTTATAGTTAAAGGTAACCGGTGTACGTTCTTTGGCTTTATATTGCTGCAGGTCTTTAAGGGTGATGATCCCTTTGCCCCGCCGCATTTCAGCGACGATGTTCCGGGCGGTTTCTCCCTGGTAAAATCCTGCCGCGCCTTTGTTACGTATAAGCGTTAACGTATGAGCCAGATCTTTCTGGATAAGAGTATCTCCGGCTTGCCAGGGCTGTGCTTTTACAAAAGCGGTGGGTCCGGTATTGAGTCTTTCAAAATCTGCTTTGTAGGAATTGAGCAGATTGGCTTCTGCGGTGGTAATGGCAAAACCTTTTTCTGCGAGAAGAATTGCCGGGGCAATCAGTTTCGCAAAAGGAAGCCGGGCATATTTCATGGCGGCAAAAAGACCTGCTACCGTACCGGGAATACCGGCGGCCAGGTGGCCATCCTGACTCAAAGTAGTTACTGCGTTGCCGAGCGAGTCGAGATACATATCCTTGCTGGCTGCTGCTGGTGCTGTTTCGCGATAATCAATGGCAATGTTACGGCCATCTTTCAGGTGGGCTACGAGGAATCCGCCGCCCCCAATATTGCCGGCGCCCGGATATACCACTGCCAGCGCCAGTTGTGTGGCGATGGCAGCATCTACCGCATTACCACCCTGTTGCAGGATGATACTACCGGCCTGACTGGCCAGCGGATGTGCAGATACAACTGCGCCATGCAGTACCTTGATATCTTTATCAATACTATAGTTATAAGGCCGTAGTGCGGCAACCGGCTCCTGGGCACAGGCTGCATAGGTACTGCACACGGCTATTCCCAGCAAAATCAGAAAACGCATGATCAGTTGTTTGCATCTAAATTAAGAAAACAATCCCTATCTTACGTAACCAAACCGATCGCTTCTATGCGCAGACTTATTTTATTGGCTTTCCTGTCGCTTGGCTTTTCCCGTATGCATGCGCAGGTGCCGACTCCCGACCAATTTCTAGGGTATCCCCTGGGTTCACAGTTCACGCCGCATTACAAAGTGGTGGATTATTTTAAAACAGTAGCCGCCAGCGTTAAAAATGTGAAGCTAGAACAATATGGTTCCACTTATGAAGGCCGCCCGCTGATGATGGCGGTGGTAGCTTCTCCGGAAAATTTCTCCCGCCTGGACGACATCAGACAACGCAGTCTCGCTATGTCCAATGCCAAAGATAACGGCAACGGCAGCCAGCCGGTAGTGGTATGGCTGAGTTACAACGTACATGGCAATGAGGCCGTTTCCACGGAAGCGTCTATGAAGACGCTGTATGAACTGGTAAATAACGGTAATGCACAAACGCAGCAATGGCTGCAGCATGCGGTGGTGATCCTCGATCCGTGTCTGAACCCGGACGGGCATGACCGGTATGTCAATTTTTACAATGCAACCCGGGGCAAACAACCCAATGTATACCGCTATTCCCGCGAACACCATGAACCGTGGCCTGGCGGCAGACCCAATCACTATTACTTTGACCTGAACCGCGACTGGGCCTGGCAAACGCAGCAGGAATCCCAGCAACGGGTGGCAAAATATAACCAGTGGATGCCACAGATTCATGTGGACTTCCACGAACAGGAAATAGAAGCGCCGTATTATTTTGCGCCGGCAGCAGAACCTTTCCACGATGCAATTACCCCCTGGCAGCGCCAGTTACAGGTGATGATCGGAAAAAATAATGCAAAGTATTTTGATGAGCAGGGATGGCTGTACTTTACCAAAGAACGGTTCGACCTGTTTTATCCCAGCTATGGCGATACCTATCCCATGTACAATGGCGCTATCGGTATGACCTTTGAACAGGGCGGTAGTGGCCGTGCCGGCGTGGCGGTGAAGAAAAGGGATGGTGACACGCTGACCCTCACAGACCGTATAGCTCACCACTTTACCACGGGAATGTCTACCATTGAAGTAGCGGCACAGAACGCCGGAAAAATTATCAGTGAATATGTACAGTACTTTGATCGCGCTAAAAAAGATCCGCAGGGTGGTTATAAATCCTATGTGATCAAAGCGGCGGGTAATACAGAAAAACTGAATACCCTGGCTGAACTGCTGCGTAAAAACAACATCGCCTTTGGCTTTGGTACCAGCACCGGCAGTTCCAGTGGGTTCAACTACTTCACCGGCAAAACAGAAAACTTTACCATCGATAAAGAAGACCTGGTCATCAACGCCTATCAGCCGCATTCCAATATGCTGCGGGTATTATTTGAGCCGGTTTCTCATCTGACAGATTCTGTTACCTACGATATTACTGCCTGGGCATTGCCTTACGCGTATGGCTTACCTGCCTATGCCGTGAAGCAACCGCTGACACCTGCGGCAGATGCACCAGCTGTACGTAACAACACGCCGCTGGTAGCGCAGCATCCTTATGCTTACCTGGCTAAATGGAATAGCCTGCGGGATGTAAAATTCCTGGCGGCATTGCTGCAACAGGATATCAAAGTAAGGTTCACAGAAGTACCTTTCACAGTAGGCAGCAAAGATTTTCCGGCTGGTACGCTGGTGATTACCCGGGCGGGGAATACTGCTAAAGGCGCTGCTTTCGATCAATTCATTACCTCACAGGCCAATCGCTTCAAAATATCCCTGGATGCTGTTTCCAGCGGTTTTGTTGATAAGGGCATGGACTTCGGGTCCGATAAAATCCGTTACATCAAAGCACCACGCGTGGTTTTACTGATGGGAGATGAAGTATCTTCGCTGGGTACCGGCGAAATCTGGCATTTCTTTGAACAGCAGCTGGACTTCCCGCTAACGGTGGTGAATGAACGAAATCTGGATGAGGTAAATCTGGAAGAAACAGATGTAGTGATTTTACCGGATGGCTACTATCGTTCGCTGTCTGAAAAAGCGTCAGCGGATCGTTTAAAATCCTGGGTGAACAACGGTGGTAAGCTGATTGCGCTGGAAGGCGCCGCTGCACAGCTGACAGAAGGAGAGTGGGGCATTAAGCTGAAAAAAGAAGAAGATAACAAAGCTGCCAAAGATAAAGCCGCGCAGGAATCTCCTTATGAAGCCCTGAAACCGTATGCTAACCGCGAGCGGGAAAGCGTAAAACAGTTTATTCCTGGTGCTATCTATAAAGTGCAGCTGGATGAAACGCATCCGCTGGCCTTCGGTTACCCGGCCTTTTATTATACGCTGAAACAGGACAGCCGCCTGTACGATTTCATCGACAATGATGGCTGGAATGTAGGCGTACTTAAAAAGGACAGTTATCTCAGTGGTTTTGTAGGTACTGAAACCCGCAAGCAATTGAAAGACGGACTTATTTTCGGTGTAAAGGATATGGGCCATGGCGAGA
Coding sequences within:
- a CDS encoding aminotransferase class I/II-fold pyridoxal phosphate-dependent enzyme; this encodes MHTDITPGRRVLTADGDSLFFSGFSYLGLHQHPAFKAVLTTGIEKYGTLFPSSRAGNLRLTLYEETEHALAVLLQQQSAVVFSSGYLASQAAVHYGASCGQLLYAPEAHPSLWHHLPALPLPDREKWQHDTIVRINSQPDNTYVIAADAVNPLTATIHAFDWLQAINRNVLVIIDDSHGIGILGRNGAGSQDSLPENPAVRYLITASLAKAYSLEGGVVAGHAADIAALKRMPFFTASTPLMPANAYAWLQSAALIQTQRHLLQQNITHLRHLTADTTIVNPHALPMFLLPADESKPPLADFLAARQVVISSFAYPHPHSTPVNRAVVTALHLPDDLVTLHRHLQEYGI
- a CDS encoding DUF1572 domain-containing protein, with protein sequence MSIGTTYLQSVILRLETNKKLGTTTITRLDAAQLHWQPDGTSNSIAHIIKHLHGNMLSRWTDFLTTDGEKSGRHRDLEFENDQLTKEQLLELWETGWQCMLSAIGSLEEADLEKTVYVRSEAHSVIDAINRQLAHVPYHIGQIVYVGKMILQGNWESLSIPKGQSEAFNKAKTGR
- the ggt gene encoding gamma-glutamyltransferase; translated protein: MRFLILLGIAVCSTYAACAQEPVAALRPYNYSIDKDIKVLHGAVVSAHPLASQAGSIILQQGGNAVDAAIATQLALAVVYPGAGNIGGGGFLVAHLKDGRNIAIDYRETAPAAASKDMYLDSLGNAVTTLSQDGHLAAGIPGTVAGLFAAMKYARLPFAKLIAPAILLAEKGFAITTAEANLLNSYKADFERLNTGPTAFVKAQPWQAGDTLIQKDLAHTLTLIRNKGAAGFYQGETARNIVAEMRRGKGIITLKDLQQYKAKERTPVTFNYKGYTILTMPLPSSGGICLQQMMGMVEKYPIAQWGFHSPQAVQLMVEAERRAYADRAQYLGDPGFVKVPVAQLTNKKYLAARMQDFVSMQPGSSDHTKAGVFPQSEETTHLSVMDADGNAVAVTTTLNGHYGSRTVAGKAGFLLNNEMDDFSVKPGVPNMYGLVGNASNAIAPGKRMLSSMTPTIVLQQNQPVYALGTPGGSTIITSVFQTLLNVLEFGLSPADAVNKPKFHHQWMPDLIYVEASFPDSTVQALQQIGYKIEKRAPIGRTEIIKRAPASRYLEASGDKRGDDSAAGY
- a CDS encoding M14 family metallopeptidase, translating into MRRLILLAFLSLGFSRMHAQVPTPDQFLGYPLGSQFTPHYKVVDYFKTVAASVKNVKLEQYGSTYEGRPLMMAVVASPENFSRLDDIRQRSLAMSNAKDNGNGSQPVVVWLSYNVHGNEAVSTEASMKTLYELVNNGNAQTQQWLQHAVVILDPCLNPDGHDRYVNFYNATRGKQPNVYRYSREHHEPWPGGRPNHYYFDLNRDWAWQTQQESQQRVAKYNQWMPQIHVDFHEQEIEAPYYFAPAAEPFHDAITPWQRQLQVMIGKNNAKYFDEQGWLYFTKERFDLFYPSYGDTYPMYNGAIGMTFEQGGSGRAGVAVKKRDGDTLTLTDRIAHHFTTGMSTIEVAAQNAGKIISEYVQYFDRAKKDPQGGYKSYVIKAAGNTEKLNTLAELLRKNNIAFGFGTSTGSSSGFNYFTGKTENFTIDKEDLVINAYQPHSNMLRVLFEPVSHLTDSVTYDITAWALPYAYGLPAYAVKQPLTPAADAPAVRNNTPLVAQHPYAYLAKWNSLRDVKFLAALLQQDIKVRFTEVPFTVGSKDFPAGTLVITRAGNTAKGAAFDQFITSQANRFKISLDAVSSGFVDKGMDFGSDKIRYIKAPRVVLLMGDEVSSLGTGEIWHFFEQQLDFPLTVVNERNLDEVNLEETDVVILPDGYYRSLSEKASADRLKSWVNNGGKLIALEGAAAQLTEGEWGIKLKKEEDNKAAKDKAAQESPYEALKPYANRERESVKQFIPGAIYKVQLDETHPLAFGYPAFYYTLKQDSRLYDFIDNDGWNVGVLKKDSYLSGFVGTETRKQLKDGLIFGVKDMGHGEIVIMADNPLFRSFWENGKLLFSNAVFLVGQ